Part of the bacterium genome, TTGGATCAGTAAAGGCGCTCAACTAACCCCGACCGTGCATAATATTTTGCTTGATGCCAAAGTGATTACCGGCAAAAAAGAAAAGATAAAAATTTCCAAAAAAAAGGAAACAGTGAAACCTGGCGAAGCGCCAAAAGCAGCCGTTCCGAAAGCTGAAGCTCCAAAGGTGGAAGTTAAAGCGGAAAATAAAGCTGAGGTTAAAGAAGAAGCGAAACCGGTTGCATAAAATAATTTTGCCTGTCTACTGTCAGGCAGGCGTTTTAAAAAGATTATACTGTTCGTATGATCTTTTTTGTTTATATCTA contains:
- the rpsP gene encoding 30S ribosomal protein S16, with the protein product MLQIRLLRVGKKHKPSFRLVLVNKGRRPGKYLENLGFYTPTKKENKTENLNNEKITYWISKGAQLTPTVHNILLDAKVITGKKEKIKISKKKETVKPGEAPKAAVPKAEAPKVEVKAENKAEVKEEAKPVA